The following proteins are co-located in the Dehalococcoidales bacterium genome:
- a CDS encoding YraN family protein: MKRRETGILGERIAHDFLKKRGYHILETNYRCPRGEIDIIARHKDYLVFIEVRTKRSLGFGSPEESITPVKKERLRTTALHYRQSHRNLPSLWRIDIVAIELDEKSKPSRIELIDNAVGED; encoded by the coding sequence ATGAAACGCAGAGAGACCGGTATCCTGGGGGAAAGAATAGCCCACGACTTCCTCAAAAAACGCGGCTATCACATTCTGGAGACCAACTACCGCTGTCCGCGAGGAGAGATTGATATCATCGCCAGGCATAAGGACTACCTTGTCTTTATCGAAGTAAGAACCAAAAGGAGCCTCGGCTTCGGCAGTCCGGAGGAATCAATTACTCCGGTCAAGAAGGAAAGGTTGAGAACAACCGCCCTTCACTACCGGCAGAGCCACCGTAATCTACCATCGCTATGGCGTATTGATATCGTAGCGATAGAGCTAGACGAAAAAAGCAAGCCGTCCCGCATCGAGCTTATTGATAATGCAGTGGGTGAGGACTAA